One stretch of Candidatus Atribacteria bacterium ADurb.Bin276 DNA includes these proteins:
- the purM gene encoding Phosphoribosylformylglycinamidine cyclo-ligase, with protein sequence MTEGWTYQKAGVNVDLANTTVEKIKTLVKSTRRSEVITDIGGFSGVFCMGEKGKNHPCLVASTDGVGTKLKIAIHLGVHDSIGIDLVAMCVNDILCTGAEPWFFLDYFACGKLHSNILERVISGIVQGCQLAGCALLGGETAEMPGMYQDNDYDLAGFAVGSVLEDHLIDGHSIQNGDGVIALASSGLHSNGFSLVRKVLDWNHIQYDQVVGDLDLARELLKPTRIYVKSVLKLLKEVSVRGIAHITGGGIVENVPRILPQHHGVSLFKNEIHIPEIFSFLQKIGKIPETEMWRTFNMGVGMILIIEKSEIDKTLHLLNENGENAYLIGEVILDREGVKWND encoded by the coding sequence GTGACTGAAGGATGGACTTATCAAAAAGCCGGTGTAAATGTTGATTTAGCCAATACGACAGTTGAAAAAATAAAAACCTTGGTAAAGTCTACCCGAAGGTCCGAGGTTATTACCGATATCGGAGGTTTTTCTGGAGTTTTTTGTATGGGAGAAAAAGGGAAAAACCATCCTTGTTTAGTTGCCAGTACCGACGGTGTCGGGACCAAATTAAAGATTGCTATTCATCTGGGGGTTCACGATTCTATTGGTATCGATCTGGTAGCTATGTGTGTGAACGATATTCTTTGTACTGGTGCCGAACCCTGGTTTTTTCTTGATTATTTTGCTTGTGGGAAATTACATTCGAATATTCTGGAAAGAGTTATTTCAGGAATTGTGCAAGGGTGCCAATTAGCTGGATGTGCTTTATTGGGGGGAGAGACCGCTGAAATGCCGGGTATGTACCAAGATAATGACTATGACTTAGCTGGATTTGCGGTCGGATCGGTTTTAGAAGATCACCTGATAGATGGACATAGTATTCAAAATGGGGATGGGGTTATTGCTTTAGCCTCATCAGGTCTTCATAGCAATGGATTTTCTTTAGTAAGAAAGGTTTTAGATTGGAACCACATTCAATACGATCAAGTGGTTGGTGACCTTGACTTAGCCCGAGAGTTGTTGAAGCCAACCCGAATTTATGTTAAGAGCGTTTTAAAATTACTAAAGGAAGTATCGGTTCGGGGAATAGCTCATATTACTGGAGGTGGAATTGTGGAAAATGTACCCCGCATCCTTCCTCAACACCATGGTGTATCGCTCTTCAAGAATGAAATACACATCCCTGAAATCTTCTCTTTTCTACAGAAAATTGGAAAAATACCAGAAACCGAAATGTGGCGAACTTTTAATATGGGAGTAGGAATGATTTTGATCATTGAAAAATCTGAAATTGATAAAACTCTCCATCTACTCAATGAAAATGGTGAAAACGCCTATCTGATTGGGGAAGTTATATTAGATCGGGAAGGGGTGAAATGGAATGATTGA
- the tmk gene encoding Thymidylate kinase: MRHFPGLFITFEGIEGTGKSTHAKHLFAFLKEKRYPVLFTVEPGGTEIGNQIRSILLHPQTGEVDAVTELFLFEASRREHVLQVIQPALQIGKIVLCVRFCDSTIAYQGYGRGLSVEMIQYLNSLATNGLVPDLTLLLDIDPEEGLRRSFHHTAPQELRFEEEFMKKKDVLDSIRRGFFKIAEGEPNRFQVISTVESKDVVFERIKNYVLAAIQDKKRRNVP, translated from the coding sequence ATGAGACATTTTCCGGGATTGTTTATAACCTTTGAAGGAATAGAAGGAACAGGAAAATCGACCCATGCCAAGCACCTTTTTGCTTTTTTAAAGGAAAAGAGATATCCAGTCCTTTTTACTGTTGAACCAGGTGGAACGGAAATCGGCAATCAAATTCGATCAATTCTTCTTCATCCTCAAACCGGGGAAGTTGATGCTGTAACCGAGCTTTTTCTTTTTGAAGCCTCGCGTCGGGAACATGTCTTACAAGTTATTCAGCCAGCCTTACAAATCGGAAAGATTGTTCTCTGTGTGCGTTTTTGTGACTCAACCATTGCCTACCAGGGATATGGTAGAGGTTTGTCGGTTGAGATGATTCAATACCTCAATAGTTTGGCCACCAATGGACTGGTGCCTGATTTAACCCTTCTTCTTGATATCGATCCCGAAGAAGGGTTAAGACGATCCTTTCATCATACCGCTCCGCAAGAGCTGCGTTTTGAAGAGGAATTCATGAAGAAAAAGGACGTTTTAGATTCCATACGGAGAGGTTTTTTTAAAATAGCTGAAGGAGAACCAAATCGATTTCAGGTGATATCTACTGTTGAATCAAAAGACGTTGTTTTTGAGAGAATAAAAAATTATGTATTAGCGGCTATTCAAGACAAAAAAAGGAGGAATGTGCCGTGA
- a CDS encoding pyrroloquinoline quinone biosynthesis protein PqqE has translation MGYFDSIKAFTAEQVVKAMVSSLRNSSDESIIRLTYLAEKLTPIEYYRDQIRGLRQMFEEKRPQIFLARRVLQEIHPNVRRKLIENLICKSILLGVPKRQKIEKELGCQVPMFFVVSPSMRCNLNCYGCYAGEYRKESDMPIEVLDRIFTEANELGMNFLTISGGEPFLRKEQIDLMEKHSELSFQVYTNGTLIDRDMAKRLAQMGNVYPAISVEGYEAETDARRGKGTYKKIMNAMEALRDEGTLFGFSITATRNNTELVCSDEFMDGLINKGASFGWYFTYVPIGKKPDMNLMPTPEQRLHLRNQVHHLRYDKPVFIGDFWNDGPYVGGCLAGGRRYFHINNAGDVEPCVFCHFTVDNIKNKSLKEVFSSPFFRAIQENQPYDNNLMRPCMLIDVPEVLRDVVEKYGARPSHEGADSLVKDLKEDIDKYSQAFKDLSDPYWEENYKGTIYYKDYKTERKEYLEKLKETPVPKSHKEKAKV, from the coding sequence ATGGGTTACTTTGATTCTATAAAAGCCTTTACCGCTGAACAGGTCGTTAAAGCAATGGTTAGTTCTTTACGAAACTCCTCCGACGAATCAATTATCCGTTTAACTTATTTAGCTGAAAAACTAACACCAATTGAGTATTATCGTGACCAGATTCGTGGACTTCGCCAGATGTTTGAGGAAAAAAGACCTCAAATATTTTTGGCACGGCGAGTACTTCAAGAAATTCATCCCAACGTGAGACGAAAACTTATTGAAAATCTCATCTGTAAAAGCATTCTTTTAGGAGTTCCTAAAAGGCAAAAAATTGAAAAGGAATTAGGCTGTCAAGTACCTATGTTTTTTGTAGTGAGTCCAAGTATGCGTTGTAACCTCAACTGTTATGGATGTTATGCCGGCGAATATCGCAAAGAAAGCGATATGCCAATAGAAGTCCTTGACAGAATTTTTACTGAGGCTAATGAACTGGGCATGAATTTCCTCACCATTTCTGGTGGAGAACCTTTTCTCCGCAAAGAACAAATTGATCTAATGGAAAAACACAGCGAACTCTCCTTCCAAGTTTATACTAATGGAACTCTTATAGATCGAGATATGGCAAAGCGTTTAGCTCAAATGGGTAATGTTTATCCTGCCATCAGTGTTGAGGGTTACGAAGCTGAAACTGATGCTCGGCGCGGCAAAGGTACTTACAAGAAAATTATGAATGCTATGGAAGCTCTTCGTGATGAAGGAACACTCTTTGGATTTTCCATCACTGCCACCCGAAATAACACTGAATTGGTTTGTAGTGACGAATTTATGGATGGTTTAATCAACAAAGGAGCGAGTTTTGGTTGGTACTTTACCTATGTCCCAATTGGGAAAAAACCAGACATGAATCTCATGCCAACACCTGAACAACGTCTTCATCTCCGTAATCAGGTTCACCATCTACGATATGACAAACCAGTTTTCATCGGTGATTTTTGGAATGATGGACCATACGTTGGTGGTTGTCTCGCCGGTGGTCGACGATATTTCCACATCAACAATGCTGGTGATGTTGAACCTTGTGTATTTTGTCATTTCACTGTTGACAACATCAAGAATAAAAGTTTGAAAGAGGTTTTTTCTTCTCCATTCTTCCGGGCTATTCAAGAAAACCAACCATATGATAATAATTTAATGCGCCCCTGTATGTTGATCGATGTTCCTGAAGTACTTCGGGATGTAGTAGAAAAATATGGGGCAAGACCCAGCCATGAAGGTGCTGACAGTCTTGTCAAAGATCTGAAAGAGGATATCGATAAATATTCTCAAGCTTTTAAAGATTTATCCGATCCATACTGGGAGGAAAACTACAAAGGAACCATCTATTACAAAGATTATAAAACTGAAAGAAAAGAGTACCTCGAGAAACTAAAAGAGACTCCAGTCCCTAAATCCCATAAGGAGAAAGCAAAAGTCTAA
- the purE gene encoding N5-carboxyaminoimidazole ribonucleotide mutase, protein MSVYVVIGSKHDINYASKCIELLDKFEIEHRLFIASAHRTPEKIDEILQLVEENHIQVLIAMAGYAAHLPGVLAARAVCPVIGVPLDSSSLLGLDALFSIVQMPAGIPCACVGIGVSGAKNAAILATEILALQNSQLKDRIKAYREEMKEAVIQANRELNL, encoded by the coding sequence ATGTCGGTTTATGTGGTTATTGGAAGTAAACATGATATCAATTATGCCTCGAAGTGTATTGAACTTCTTGATAAGTTTGAAATAGAGCATCGACTTTTTATCGCTTCTGCCCATCGAACTCCGGAAAAAATTGATGAAATATTACAATTAGTAGAAGAGAATCATATCCAGGTTCTTATAGCTATGGCTGGATATGCGGCTCATCTCCCCGGAGTTTTGGCTGCCCGTGCAGTGTGTCCAGTTATTGGTGTCCCTCTCGATTCTTCCTCACTTTTAGGATTGGACGCATTATTTTCCATTGTTCAAATGCCGGCTGGCATACCCTGTGCCTGCGTGGGGATAGGAGTAAGCGGTGCAAAAAATGCAGCTATCTTAGCAACTGAGATTTTAGCCCTTCAAAATTCTCAGTTAAAAGATAGAATAAAAGCTTATCGAGAAGAAATGAAAGAAGCGGTTATCCAGGCTAATCGGGAATTAAACCTTTGA
- the purN gene encoding Phosphoribosylglycinamide formyltransferase gives MIEKNIVVMASGRGTNLQAIIDATQSGFIPGKITLVISDNPDAFALIRAQKAKIPTLVLDFKSFTGKKAYEDELLKVLKKENPSIICLAGYMRIVGKAIISQFYYRILNIHPSLLPAFPGLDAQKQALEYGVKVSGCTVHFVDEGMDSGPIILQAPVLIKDNDTVESLSQSILEKEHEIYCQAIKMLLEDKLMVQGRTVRVKG, from the coding sequence ATGATTGAAAAAAATATTGTTGTTATGGCTTCAGGAAGAGGAACCAATCTTCAAGCCATCATCGATGCAACTCAATCCGGTTTCATCCCTGGAAAAATAACCTTAGTGATTAGCGACAATCCTGATGCTTTCGCTTTAATCAGGGCTCAAAAGGCGAAAATACCAACTTTGGTTCTCGATTTTAAAAGTTTTACCGGGAAAAAAGCCTATGAAGATGAACTCTTAAAAGTTTTAAAAAAGGAAAATCCATCAATCATCTGTCTGGCCGGTTATATGCGGATCGTTGGGAAAGCTATTATTTCTCAATTTTATTATCGGATTCTCAATATCCATCCTTCTCTCTTACCGGCTTTCCCTGGTTTAGATGCTCAAAAACAAGCTTTGGAATATGGAGTAAAAGTGAGTGGATGTACAGTTCACTTTGTAGACGAAGGGATGGATTCCGGGCCTATTATTCTCCAAGCTCCGGTTCTAATCAAAGATAACGATACGGTAGAATCACTTTCCCAGTCAATACTTGAGAAAGAACATGAAATCTATTGCCAAGCGATTAAAATGCTGTTGGAAGATAAGCTTATGGTTCAGGGAAGAACGGTTAGGGTAAAGGGGTGA
- a CDS encoding R3H domain protein: MDEKHHYGVVDNLDKLFLVLPEHILKALEEKENSDELIEIVMDLGRSPEARFTNGFCVLIESPVERSDIEYTLGRVGMFTRDNRAGIERTLHRISCIRNRVGNVVGLTLRVGRAVYGTIDIVRDIIVSGKNILFLGPPGVGKTTKLREVARVLSDEFQKRVIVVDTSNEIAGDGDIPHPAIGRARRMQVPSPERQHDVMIEAVENHMPEVIIVDEIGREEEARACRTIAERGVQLIATAHGNSLRNLLLNPTLTDLVGGIQSVILSDEESRRRGTQKAVLERKAIPTFDVVVELRDRDILGVYRNTAEAVDVLLRNYDPRPEVRKKTKDGAIEVIKEIEEFETVEGVYNLSDWNHPQYSEGKMLRVFLFAVSRNYMERAITQLKATLEVVEDINEADIVLTLKSRYRKKTNRLREAENRGMPVHVIRSNTYSQVLRFVKDLFGLSDSFEKSGETGLIEAEKAARQVLRENEPIELTPRNAFVRRLQHKIAERYNLFSQSIGEEPFRRVTIYPRNLDDNR; the protein is encoded by the coding sequence ATGGACGAAAAGCATCATTACGGTGTAGTTGACAATCTTGATAAACTTTTTTTAGTTTTACCAGAACACATTCTGAAGGCTCTTGAAGAAAAAGAAAACTCTGATGAACTGATAGAAATTGTTATGGACTTGGGCCGTTCTCCAGAAGCGCGGTTTACCAATGGCTTCTGTGTTCTAATTGAAAGTCCTGTTGAAAGAAGTGATATTGAATATACTTTAGGTAGGGTTGGTATGTTTACCCGTGATAACCGAGCCGGGATCGAAAGAACTCTCCACCGAATTTCATGCATCCGGAATCGGGTTGGGAATGTTGTAGGTCTTACTTTGCGGGTAGGACGCGCTGTGTATGGTACCATTGATATCGTACGAGATATCATTGTGTCAGGGAAAAACATTTTATTTTTAGGCCCACCAGGAGTTGGCAAAACCACCAAACTTCGAGAGGTAGCTCGGGTGTTAAGCGATGAATTTCAAAAAAGGGTCATCGTTGTCGATACCTCAAATGAAATAGCTGGTGACGGTGATATTCCCCATCCAGCTATTGGGCGAGCCCGTCGAATGCAAGTACCATCACCAGAAAGGCAACATGATGTGATGATTGAAGCCGTGGAAAACCACATGCCGGAAGTCATTATTGTTGATGAAATCGGACGTGAAGAAGAAGCCCGGGCCTGTCGAACCATTGCTGAAAGAGGAGTTCAACTGATTGCAACCGCTCATGGTAATTCCTTACGAAACCTTTTATTGAACCCCACTCTTACTGACTTAGTGGGTGGCATTCAATCGGTTATTCTCAGCGATGAAGAATCAAGACGGCGTGGAACCCAAAAAGCTGTTTTAGAACGGAAGGCAATCCCGACTTTTGATGTAGTAGTAGAACTCAGGGATCGAGATATTTTAGGAGTCTATCGTAATACTGCCGAAGCGGTAGATGTCCTTTTAAGGAACTATGATCCTCGTCCGGAAGTAAGGAAAAAAACCAAAGATGGTGCCATCGAAGTTATTAAAGAAATCGAGGAATTCGAGACCGTCGAGGGTGTATACAACCTATCCGACTGGAACCATCCGCAATACTCAGAAGGAAAAATGTTACGGGTATTTCTTTTTGCTGTGAGTCGAAATTATATGGAAAGAGCTATAACCCAGCTTAAGGCAACCCTTGAAGTTGTTGAAGATATCAATGAAGCCGATATCGTTTTAACTCTGAAGAGTCGTTATCGTAAAAAAACCAATCGGCTTCGAGAGGCTGAAAATCGAGGGATGCCGGTTCACGTTATCCGTAGCAACACCTATAGCCAAGTGCTCCGTTTTGTCAAAGATCTTTTTGGCTTGTCCGACAGCTTTGAAAAATCAGGAGAAACCGGTTTGATTGAAGCTGAAAAGGCGGCAAGGCAGGTCCTGAGAGAAAACGAACCAATCGAGCTCACTCCTCGGAATGCTTTTGTCCGAAGACTTCAACATAAAATCGCAGAAAGATATAATTTATTCTCCCAGAGTATTGGTGAGGAGCCTTTTCGCAGGGTAACCATTTATCCACGTAATCTGGATGATAATCGATGA
- the purD gene encoding Phosphoribosylamine--glycine ligase yields MKVMLIGSGGREHCIAWKVMQNPEVKELYCVPGNGGMSSLGICYTLNTLQDMVQFAKEKEISLTLIGPEAPLAKGVVDLFKTEGLAIVGPNQNAARLESSKVYAKEFMKKYKIPTAQFEVFNRFDSVISYLKSGLNFPLVIKADGLAAGKGVFIVEDEEEARDVVVDLMVGKIFGDAGNQIIIEECLEGEEATIMFLFDGKSYCVLPSSQDHKRIGDSDVGPNTGGMGAYSPAPLITDQILKKIEISIIHPFIEGIQQEKLDYRGVVYLGLMITHHSEVHVLEFNVRLGDPETQVVLPRLKNDWLDLNMALYRSSLSEVKLEVDTQNLLGVVLTSRGYPGNYEIGKKINGLEDFPNEPQGKVLVFHAGTQRRDNQILTAGGRVLNVCAFGDTLKNAAYNAYLAVGKIGFENIYYRKDIGYRAFRREE; encoded by the coding sequence ATGAAAGTCATGTTGATTGGAAGTGGAGGAAGAGAACACTGCATTGCCTGGAAAGTTATGCAAAATCCAGAGGTAAAAGAATTATATTGCGTACCCGGAAATGGGGGCATGAGTTCACTAGGGATTTGTTATACCTTGAACACTCTTCAAGATATGGTTCAATTTGCTAAAGAAAAAGAGATAAGCCTTACCTTGATTGGTCCCGAAGCTCCATTGGCTAAGGGAGTAGTTGATTTATTTAAAACCGAGGGATTGGCAATAGTTGGTCCCAATCAGAATGCCGCTCGACTGGAATCAAGTAAGGTATACGCCAAGGAATTTATGAAAAAATATAAAATTCCAACTGCCCAGTTTGAAGTTTTTAATCGTTTTGATTCGGTTATTTCTTATCTCAAATCTGGTTTAAATTTCCCTTTGGTCATCAAGGCTGATGGCTTAGCAGCTGGGAAAGGAGTTTTTATTGTTGAAGATGAAGAAGAAGCCAGGGACGTTGTTGTTGATTTGATGGTTGGTAAAATATTTGGAGATGCCGGGAATCAGATTATTATAGAAGAATGTCTTGAAGGAGAAGAAGCGACAATTATGTTTCTTTTCGATGGAAAGTCCTACTGTGTTCTTCCTTCTTCCCAGGACCATAAAAGAATTGGAGATAGTGATGTAGGACCCAATACCGGGGGGATGGGTGCTTATTCTCCAGCTCCACTGATCACCGATCAAATATTGAAAAAAATTGAAATAAGCATCATTCATCCATTTATTGAAGGAATTCAGCAAGAAAAACTGGATTATCGGGGAGTTGTCTATCTGGGTTTGATGATTACCCATCATTCTGAGGTCCATGTTTTGGAATTTAATGTTCGTTTGGGAGATCCTGAAACCCAAGTGGTCTTACCCCGGCTTAAGAATGATTGGCTAGACTTAAATATGGCTCTTTACCGGAGCTCGCTGTCAGAGGTTAAACTTGAAGTGGATACTCAAAACCTTTTGGGGGTGGTTTTGACCAGTCGTGGTTATCCGGGAAACTATGAAATTGGGAAGAAGATTAATGGTTTAGAGGATTTTCCCAATGAACCACAGGGAAAGGTACTGGTTTTTCATGCCGGTACCCAGAGAAGAGATAATCAAATTTTAACAGCTGGTGGGAGAGTATTAAATGTGTGCGCCTTTGGTGATACTCTTAAAAATGCAGCCTACAATGCCTATTTGGCGGTTGGGAAAATCGGTTTTGAAAATATATATTATCGTAAAGATATTGGATATCGTGCTTTTCGTAGGGAGGAATAG
- a CDS encoding Uracil DNA glycosylase superfamily protein: protein MSYQKSKKEQLLEEIRQEVNSCHLCPLANNRTHTVFGDGNPDAVLMFIGEGPGEEEDRTGSPFVGRAGKLLTQILKSVNITREEVFIANMVKCRPPGNRNPESQEIDVCFPFLEAQIAIINPTFIITLGSVPTSYFLNTKEPISKIRGIWQEWRGGKKIFPMFHPSFLLRYNDRSRGSPRYLTWEDIKEVKRNYDLIRHSTQS from the coding sequence ATGTCATATCAAAAGTCGAAAAAAGAACAACTTTTAGAAGAAATTCGCCAGGAAGTTAATAGTTGTCATTTGTGCCCGTTAGCCAATAACCGAACCCATACTGTATTTGGTGACGGAAATCCTGATGCAGTTCTCATGTTTATTGGGGAAGGACCCGGAGAGGAAGAGGATCGAACCGGAAGCCCCTTTGTTGGAAGAGCCGGGAAGCTCCTGACCCAAATTTTAAAATCGGTTAATATCACTCGAGAAGAGGTGTTTATCGCTAACATGGTGAAATGCCGACCGCCAGGGAATCGAAATCCGGAATCCCAGGAAATAGATGTCTGCTTTCCCTTTCTAGAAGCACAAATTGCCATTATCAATCCAACTTTCATCATCACCTTAGGCAGTGTTCCGACTAGCTATTTCCTCAATACCAAAGAACCGATTAGCAAAATTCGAGGTATCTGGCAGGAATGGAGGGGTGGCAAAAAAATATTTCCCATGTTTCATCCCAGTTTTCTCCTCCGTTATAATGATCGTTCCCGGGGTTCACCCCGGTATCTTACCTGGGAAGATATCAAAGAAGTGAAAAGGAACTATGATTTAATTCGCCATAGTACCCAAAGTTGA
- the purB gene encoding Adenylosuccinate lyase → MIERYSRQEMSKIWDEEHRAQVWLKVEMFALEAWVKLGLLSQDEYKKITNQVTLSLDRMKAIENITRHDVIAFLTSLTEQCGLESRFIHFGMTSSDMLDTAQAFLMKEAADLLLEDCRKALSSIKQKAIKYRNTLMVGRTHGIHAEPTTFGLKMAMWYTEMQRNYHRLIEARENIRVGKISGAVGNYANIPPFVEQYVCEKLGLKPAEVSTQIIQRDRYAELVWAMAMIGTSLEKFALELRSLQRTEIREVEEGFSSGQKGSSAMPHKKNPITGEQICGLSRVLRGNLIVAMENIPLWHERDISHSSAERIIIPDCCILCDYLLITFCRLLDNLRIFPENMKKNLESNRGLVFSERILLELIKKGLSREDAYKIVQRSALTTWEDPQTSFQDILLQDDELKKYLSKEEIKKLFDYQHFLHSVDYIFKNAGLNEEDQE, encoded by the coding sequence ATGATTGAACGTTACAGTCGACAGGAAATGAGTAAAATTTGGGATGAAGAACACCGGGCTCAAGTTTGGTTAAAAGTTGAAATGTTCGCTTTGGAAGCTTGGGTTAAACTAGGATTATTGTCTCAGGATGAATATAAAAAGATTACTAATCAGGTTACTCTCTCTCTTGATCGTATGAAAGCAATTGAAAACATCACTCGCCACGATGTCATTGCCTTTCTTACTAGTTTAACCGAACAATGCGGTTTAGAATCCCGTTTTATTCATTTTGGTATGACATCATCCGATATGCTGGATACTGCCCAAGCATTTCTAATGAAAGAAGCAGCCGATTTACTTCTTGAAGACTGCCGAAAGGCTCTCAGTTCCATCAAACAAAAAGCAATAAAGTATCGAAACACTCTCATGGTGGGACGGACCCATGGGATTCACGCTGAACCAACCACCTTTGGGCTAAAAATGGCCATGTGGTATACCGAAATGCAAAGAAATTACCATCGATTAATTGAAGCCCGTGAAAATATAAGGGTTGGAAAAATTTCTGGAGCAGTAGGGAATTATGCGAATATTCCACCCTTTGTAGAACAATATGTTTGTGAAAAATTGGGTTTAAAACCGGCGGAAGTTTCTACCCAGATTATCCAAAGAGACCGTTATGCCGAATTGGTTTGGGCAATGGCCATGATTGGGACATCCTTGGAAAAGTTTGCTTTGGAGCTAAGAAGCTTGCAAAGAACCGAGATCCGAGAAGTTGAAGAAGGCTTTTCTTCAGGACAAAAAGGATCATCGGCTATGCCCCATAAAAAAAATCCCATCACCGGAGAACAAATATGTGGTTTAAGTCGAGTTTTAAGAGGAAATCTAATAGTTGCGATGGAGAATATTCCACTTTGGCATGAACGGGATATTTCTCATTCTTCAGCAGAACGCATCATTATTCCCGATTGTTGTATACTCTGTGATTATTTACTTATTACATTTTGTCGATTATTGGATAATTTACGAATTTTCCCCGAGAATATGAAAAAGAATTTAGAGTCCAATCGTGGTTTGGTTTTTTCGGAACGGATTCTCCTTGAATTAATTAAGAAGGGGTTAAGTCGAGAGGATGCTTATAAAATTGTTCAGCGTTCAGCGTTGACAACATGGGAAGATCCCCAAACCTCATTTCAGGATATTTTACTTCAAGACGATGAATTGAAGAAGTATCTTTCTAAAGAAGAAATCAAAAAGCTTTTTGACTACCAGCATTTTCTTCATTCAGTTGATTATATTTTTAAAAATGCTGGTTTAAATGAGGAGGATCAAGAGTGA
- a CDS encoding Calcineurin-like phosphoesterase superfamily domain protein → MVLFFYSPFLLVKDYHLGIKFILSCFKNLYYLSNINPLGIINGMKILAVSDHIDPRVYSNLCRERFQNVSCVISCGDLPEHYLDFIVSCLNVPLFFVHGNHDPSAGKKSLAGGYNLDGKVINFQGILLAGLEGSLWYNGNIHQYSQRAMYQKYLALLPQLYWAKMRYHRYLDVLVTHSPPGGIHESDDPVHKGFKVFNHMIKKFQPRFHLHGHTHLYDRNQSYQDPLYQTIVINCYNYRIIDLGRGKDVRDFSISGVKSRV, encoded by the coding sequence ATGGTACTTTTTTTCTATTCTCCTTTCCTCTTGGTAAAAGATTATCATTTAGGAATAAAATTCATTCTAAGTTGTTTTAAAAACCTGTATTACTTATCAAATATTAATCCTTTAGGTATAATAAACGGAATGAAAATCTTAGCCGTGAGCGATCATATTGATCCACGAGTTTATAGTAACCTATGTCGGGAGCGTTTTCAGAATGTGAGTTGTGTTATCTCCTGTGGAGACCTTCCCGAGCATTATCTGGATTTTATAGTCAGCTGTCTGAACGTCCCTTTATTCTTTGTTCACGGAAATCATGATCCTTCTGCCGGAAAAAAAAGCTTGGCAGGTGGTTATAATTTAGACGGAAAGGTTATCAATTTTCAAGGGATCCTGCTTGCCGGCTTGGAAGGATCTCTATGGTACAATGGCAATATTCACCAATATTCCCAAAGAGCGATGTATCAAAAATACCTTGCTCTCTTGCCTCAGCTATATTGGGCTAAAATGCGTTATCATCGTTATCTTGACGTTTTAGTCACTCACTCTCCTCCCGGTGGCATTCATGAAAGTGATGATCCAGTTCATAAAGGTTTTAAAGTATTTAATCATATGATTAAAAAATTTCAACCAAGATTCCACCTTCATGGACATACTCATTTATACGACCGAAATCAAAGCTATCAAGACCCTCTTTATCAAACTATAGTAATAAATTGTTATAATTATCGTATTATAGATTTAGGAAGGGGTAAAGATGTCAGAGATTTTTCGATCAGCGGAGTCAAATCGAGAGTTTGA